CCGTGCTGCAACGGGTTCCGTGCCAGGTGTCGGCCACGAAGCGGGCCGAGACCGATCGCTCACGGTCCCATGGCAGTCCGGTGTGCGGCAGTTCGGTATCCGGCGCGATGGTGCGGTCGGCGAGCACGTCGAAATAGTCGTTCACGTCCCGGGAGCCGAGGACCGCGTCCAGATCGCGCAATCCGTCGCGGACCTTCGGCCAGGCGGCGGCGCCGGTATCGGTGCGGACCTCGAGCGATGCCGCACCGGGGCCGGCCGATCCGAGCAGCGCGGCATTGGACAGTCCGTGCAGGCCCGGCGGCAGTTCCAGCGGTGTGTTCCCGCTGCGGTTACTGTGCCACCACAGCGTCTCCAGATCCGAGACCAGCAGGTTGTATCCGTTGTAGTCGTCGGTATCGGCCGCGGTGGCTCGGACGAACTTCTCCGGCGCCGGGGACCCGCTCAGATAGTCCATCAGCAGGGCGCCGCGGGAGCGGGCATCGGTGCGCCCCTCGGCCGGGCCCCGCACATTGGTGACGGTGGCGAACCGCCCGGCCTCCGGAACCAGCCCCAGCCAGGTACCGGGGACGCCGCTCGGGGCGCCCAGATCGCGGCCGGCCAGGAGGCCGGGACGCTCCGGCCACCACCGCATCGATTCGGTTGGGCGCGTGTAGAACTCATCTCGGTTGGCCGCGATGATCAGCCGGAGATCCGGATGTGCGCGCCACCCGAGTAAAACCAGACACATATTTCCAGCATGCACCAGCCACCGCTGTCGCAGTACCACCCGGATACTGCCGCTGAGCTGCCTCACCTCCGGCGCGAAGGGGCCTGGAACACGACAAAGGCCCGGCAGTGCCGCCGGGCCTTCGTCGGGCTGGATAGCTCAGTTGGTGCGAACCCGCAGGCCGGGGTTGTCCGAGAGCACCTGATTCACCGGCTGCGCGAACAGCTGGGGGGCGTCGCCGGTCAGCGCGCCGATCAGGTTCGGGATCTCGCAGATCGGGTAGTCGGCCACCGAGGAGGCGCTGGAAATGCCCAGGGCCATGGTGCCGGTGACGATCGTGCCGCCCGAATCACCCGGCAGCGCGCAGATGTTCGCCGAGAACGACTGGGTCAGATCCCGGTCGCCGACCTGCACGGTCTGATCCACGGCATTGACCACGCCGCAGCTGAATCCGGTGCGCGAACCCGACTTGCAGACCGGGGCGCCCACCACCGGATCCGCCACACCGGTGATCGCGATCGGCGCCGCACCCGGCACTCGGACCAGGTTGTTGGCGAAGCGGTCCCGCGCGCCCGCATCGATCGAGACGATCGAGTAGTCCTGGTTGCCCAGCACCGACTTCTGGAAGGTGCCCAGCTGCGCGCCGACGTGGTTGCCCGGCAGCAGTTCGAACATGGCCGGGGCGTTCGCGGTGCCGGCGGCCGGGATGTTCGGATCACAGTGGCCGGCGGTGATGTTCACCGGATTGCCGTTGCGGTCCACACCGTTGAAGCCGGTCGAGCAGACCAGCTGCATCTTGCCGGCCACCGAGGCGTAGGCGTCGCCGCCCGCACGAGGCGCGTTGGGCTGCTCACCGGCGATCGGCTGCGCCTGCGGATCGGACTCCGGCGGGCCCACCGGGGGCGCCGCCATCACGATCACGTGCGCCGGGTCGACGAAGCCCGGCATCGGCACACCGGCCTTGTCCACGCGCACGGCGATGCTGTTGTTGACCGTGTCGACGACCACTCCGCGCACCGCCTGCACGACCGCCTCCGGCTGGCCCGACAGCCACTGCTGGAAAGCGTTCTTCTCGCTGCGGAGCACGGTCTGGCTCTTGGCGACGTCCTTCACGGCGAATCCGGCGTCCTGCGCGGACTTCCTGGCGTCGTCGGACCCCTGGCCCGGAGCCAGCGCGACCACGGCCTTGCCGGCGTCGTCGAGCCACGCGCCCGCGAACGCCTGCGGGAACTGACGCTGTGCGGTGGTCGCGAAGGTCCCCAGGTGCTGGGCCACGTCCGCGCGATGCAGATACTCCTGCGGCGAGATCTTCAGATCGCGCTGCACTGCCGAGATCAGGTCGGCGGGCAGGTTCGGGGCCGGAGCGGGCGCCGGGTCGGCGGACGAGGTCGCCGCGAGCGGCCCGAGAACCAGAACCGCCGCCGAGGCGGCGACAGCCGCGCTACGGAGGCGGGTGCGCGGGGCTCGTCCCGCGGCGGACGACAGTCGGATGCGTGGCAGGAGCATGAGGCGACTATATGGGGTTTGCGCGGCTATGCCTACTTGTCGCGGAGTTCGGCCGTAACCACACCCGGAGTACCGGATATGCGGGCACGCGACATCACCGGTAGACCAGCCGCGCGACCCCGGAATCAGCCGGCGTTCGGCCGCGTCCGGACGGTGATTCCCGAGCCGAGCCCGCCGCCGGAATTGGCGTCGATATCGGTGAGGATCTGCCGGATCGGGATGCCCAGCGTCGCGGTACCGCCGTAGGCCGCCAGATCCATGTTCGCGGACCGGCAATCGGGTGCGTCGGCGGCGTTGGAACCGCTGGTGATACCCAGGGCGAGGGTGCCCGAGACGATGGCGCCGCCGCTGTCACCGCCGAGGGTGCAGGCCGAACTCGCGAAACCGCGGACCGTCTTGGATTCGCCCTCCGTGGTGAACAACTGTGTCTCGACCCGATCGGCGACCACGTAACCGCAGGTGAACGTCGAGGACTGGCCGGACTTGCAGATCGGAGCGCCGGTGATCGGCTCGGCGGTGCCGGTGACCGTCACGGTGGTGCCGTTGGCGCCGCGCACCGACGGCTGGTCCATCCCCGCGCCCACGGCCTTGTCGTTGAGTTTGATCACCGAGTAGTCGAGTCCGGTATTGCCGCCCAGTTGCGCCTTGACGAAGGTGCCGAACTGCTGGCTGGCCTTCAGATTGCGCACATTGGGCAGATAGACACCGGCCGTGCCGTCGCCCTTGCCCAGGTTCGGATCGCAGTGTCCGGCACTGATATTCAGCGCGTTCCCGGCGGCGTCGACGCTGTTGAATCCGAACGAGCACACATCCACCGACTTCAACGCGGAATCGTCGAGGGAGGTGGGAGCGCTGATGTAGGTGTCACCCCCCATCGGGCGGTGTTCGACCGGACCGCCGCCGTCCGGCGACAGTACGACCTTGATGTTGGCGATCAGGGTCGGCAGGTTCAGCAGATGTCCGGCGGGTGTGTTGGCCATGGTCAGTACGAGCTGGCTGTTCAGGAAATCGATGGCGACCGAGTTGATTCCGGACGACAGCTCGCGCGGCAGCCCGCCGACCCACTTGACCAGCTGATCGAGCGAGGTCTCCAGATTATCGGCCGAAATCGGCGCCAAGCGGGTCTGATAACCGGCGGAGTTGGCGATCCGGGCGGCGTCGAGTGAGGTGACCGCCATGATGGGCTTACCGTCGGCGCCCATCCAGGCACCGGCGAAGGCTTCGGGATGTTCGGAGCGGAATCCGTGGGCGTAGTCACGCAATTGCTGTGCGCGGGCGGCGCGGTCCAGATATTCGGCGGGCGACATCTTCAGATCGCGGCCGATGGCCTGCACCAGTTCGGGCGGCAGCTGATCGGCGGGCAGCTGGGCCACGGCCGGATCCGCGAGGGCCGGCGAGGTGGCGATCCACGGGCCGAGAAGAAGGGCCGAAGCGAGGGCGGCAGCCGCTGCTTTCACCGACGCGCGTGCCACCGAGGCGCGTCCGACCTTGGCGCGACGCGCCGCCAACTTGCGCATGGAGTCCCTTCGTCAGGCACATTTCGTGCCGGCCACCCGTGGGCGGTAAACCATTGGGTGGCAACAGCCCTCGACGATCAAGCAGACCGCTCCTCCGGCGGGTAGTACGCCTACGACCGGTCAGCGCATCACTTTAGGGCACAACGGCGTGAGTTTCGCTACGAAACCATCAGGGAGTTGATTTCCACGGTTCCGGAACACCCGACGGCCACTCGAAGCCCGGTACCGAATCGAACGGGTCGGGGGTGGTCGTGGTGGTTCGCGGTCGGGTGGAGGGCCGCTGCCGGGTGGTGGATTCCGGTGTGGTGGTCGGAGTCCGGCCGACGGTGCTCGTCGGCGGGGGTGCCGGCGTGGTGGTGGTCGTCGGCGCCTCGGTGTATTCCGGCGCCGCCGGTTCCGGTGCGACCGCGGTGGCCGGCGGCGGGGGCGGGGGTGGCGCCTGGACGGTGGTGGTGATCGACGGGTGCGCCTCGGCCTCACCGGAGACCGAGGTGCCGGGCTGCTGTGACGCGGTGTCCCCGGGCAGCAGTACAGCGGCGGCGACCCCGCCGAGGGCCAGGCCCACCAGTGCGGCGGCCGCGGCGATCAGCAGCGGGGTGCGGCGATTCTTCTTCGGTTCGGCCGGTACCTCCGCCGGGGCCGCCTTGGTGGCCGCGACGGTCATCGGCTCCGGTACGGGTGTTTCCTGCGGCACCGGAATCGCCGCCGAATATGCCTGCGCGGTGGCGGCGGGCGCCGGTACCGCGGGCAGGACATCGGTGACCACCAGCGCGTTCTCGGCGCCGGCCGGATCGGGTGGGGTGGCGCCGGCCGGGGTCGACAGGACCGCGGCCAAGGCGGCGCGGGCGGCATCGCGGGCGTGGCCTCGGCCGTCCTCGGCCGCCGGCAGATCGCCCTCGCTTACCAGGACCACCGAGCGCAGGCCCAGGTAGTCCAGGGCCTCGCGCACACCGCGAATATGCTCGGGCGGCCAGTCGGCCGGGTGGGTCGCGTAGAACTCCGCCGGTCCGTTCAAATGATCGGCGGCCAGGTTGATCAGGCAGAAGATGGCGGTCGCGAGCAGATCCTCGGCACGGTAGGCCTCACCCGCGTCCACCGGGATACCGGCGGGATCGCCCACAGCGCGGACGAATCCGGTGATCGAGTGGGAATGGCCCGGGGGCGCCTCACCACCGAGCGCGGTATCCCCGTCGTCGGACATGTGCAGAACCGACTCGCGGGTGATGTACAGGGGTTCGGGTGTGTCATCGGATTCGCCACCACTGGCGACTATCGCCGCGATGCACTCGTCCTCGGCGATCCGCAGGCCCACCCCTGTGGCCATCGTCAATACCTCGCTTCGGTGTCTCGAGCGCGGGAATCACACGGCAGGCGAACCGTGCCCCATTGCGCGAAGCATCGACAATAGCTCCGACCGGGATCCGGCCCCGATCCGACGCCGGATCCGCGCGACATGATGCTCCACCGTCTTCGCCGAGATGTACAGCCGAGCGCCGATCTCACGGTAGGTAAGGCCCAGCAGGACCAGCTCGGCGACCTCGCGTTCGCGGTCGCTGAGTACGGACACGGCCGAATCGGCGGGAGCCCCGTCGGGTGCGAGCGCCCGATCGGGCACCGCGGACGGCCGGGCGTCGGCGCGGACTGTGCGAGCGAGCTTCAGCAGTGCGGTGGCCGTCGCGGGATCCCGGGAACTCAGGGCCGCCTCGCTGGCCAGCCGGGCGGCATCCCAGACCATCCCGATCGCCGCCAGCCGCCGCACCGCCGCGGTCACCCGATCCTCGGCGACCTCGCCGCGCAGGACCAGCACCCAGGTGCGTCCGGCGTCGGCCAGGATCGCGGCGTGTGGATCACCCTCCTGCGCAGCGGATTTCAACCGGCGCGCCGGCGGTATCAGTTCGTCGGGGCGCTCGTGCGCGATGGCCGCCTGCAGTTCGTACCAGTGGAAGACGTTCGCCCAGGCCGGCGGATTACCGCAGCGGTGCAACACCTCTCGTGCCGCCTCCACCAGCCGGTTCATCCGCTCCTGATCGCCGAGCCGGATACCGGCCAGCCAGAGTTCCCCGATCGGCAACAGTGCGGGCAGATCGACATCGACCTCGTCGCAGGTCGGCAGGGCCGCTTCCCAGGCCCGCTGCAGGACGCCCGGATCACCGGCGCGGCGGGCGAGACCCACCCGGACACCATGTGCGAGCAGACGATCGCGCGGTGGCAGCGTCTCGGGTGCCAGGCCGACCAGGGTCTCGGCGGCGAGCTGTTCGTCACCGCCGAGCATCGCCGTCCACGCCGTCAGGACCCGGACCGGTGGATCGGCGGGATGCGCGTCACGCAGCGCGTCGGCGGCGCGGCGCGGCTCGCCCATGCTCAGGCAGAGCAGGGTCGCGGCCGTCACCGGTGGGCACGGCAGCATCCGGTCCGCGATCGTCTCGGTGCGGGCGAGCTGGATGAGGGCGGCCGCGGCAGCGGTTGCCGCACCGCGGGATCGTCCGGTGACCGTCTGTGCCAGTGCGGTGGTGAAGCGGTCGGCACGGGTATTGGTCTCGGTCGGGGGCCGCTGTGCCGCCGCGCCCGAGGCCGCGATCGCCTCGTCGGCCGCGCCACGCAAGTAGAACACCGCCGCGGCATCGCTGCGATCCGCGTCGGAGCGGGTCGCGGCGAGCCAGGAGTACAGGTGCGCCGCGCGATCGACCAGTCCGCGCCGGGCCTGGATGTTCGCGCAGATCCGCACGGCGGCCGACAGTTGCGCATCGGTGGTGTCGTCGGCGTCCAGGACCGGCTCGGCCAAGCGCAGGGCCCCCTCGTCGTCACCGGCACGCACCGCCGCGGTCGCGCGCGGGATCGCGATCGCCTGGGCGGGATAGCCTCCCGCGACCGCCGCGGTGTAGTAGCGGCTCGCCTCGTCGCCGGCGTTCTCGGCCGCGGCACGCAGGAATTCGGCGAGTCGGTCATCGCGCACACCGGATTCGGCGAGCAACAGCGCGGTGTGGTCGCGCAGCAGGCCGGACTCCAGCCGGGCGGCGAGCAGACGTCGCTGGATCGACACGAAGCGCCGCTCGCCGACCAGGGTGCGCAGCGGTTCGATGGCCGGCGCCAGCAGCAGGTCGGCATCGGTGATCAGGGCGCCGGCACGGGCCCGGTCGACGAATCCGATCGCGACGTCCTCGTCGATGGCGAGCACGTCGGCCAGTTCGCCGGGATCCAGACCGGCGCCGGTGGTGGCGACGGCGAGAACCTCCAGTAGCCGAGGTTCGGTGTCGTCGAGAAGAGTGCGCGCCCAGGCGGTTACCGCCTCCTCGACCGCCTCGATACCGCCGTCCATCCGGGCGGCGCAGGCAGCGGTGAGCGCCGCGGTCACGCCGCCCGGAATGCCGCCGGTGAGCCGGTGGACGTGTTCGACGACCGGACGCGGCACCGTCATTCCCAATTCCCGTGCGAACGGGCCGATATCGGAGAAGCTCAGCGGGCGGAGCTCGAGAATCCGGCCGCGCCGCGACACCGCATCGGACAGGGCGCGCAGCGCGGTGTCGTGCGGCTGCGGCCGGGTGGCGATGATCAGGGTGCGGGAATCCGATTCCACCGCGGCCAACAGTTTGTCCATCTGGAACTGGTCCAGGGTGTGGGCATCGTCGACGATGACCGCGGAGTTGGCGTCCGCGGGTGTCGTCGCGCTCGCGTCGTCGCGGCAGCCGATACCCCGGCGGCGCAATCGATTCCGGATGGCGGCGAGCAACTCCGACTTCCCGGTACCGCAGCGGCCCCGGATCAGATAGACGAGCGGATCCGGAGACTCCGAATCCAGCTCACGAAGAATGTCGCGGGCGCCGGGCAGGGCGCCGAGTGCGAGCGTCACGGTACCGGCCACGGTCCTCGTTTCCTCAGTTGTCCTGGTGTGGGAGCACTTTGCCCGGCACCTGCAACACGGTGCCGACGGTGTTGCCGACCTGGTCCAACCCGTTGTTCAGGGTGTTGCCCAGCGAACTGCCGGGCGCACTCGGTTGCGAGGGCTGGGAGGGCGCCGACGGCGCCGACGGCACCGATGGCGGTTGTGCGGCCGTCTGCGGGGGCGACTGCGGTGACGGCGAGTTCGGTGCGGGTGCGTTGGGAGCGGGTGCGTTCTGCGCCGGCACGTCCGCCGCGGGGGCGGGCGCCGCCGCGTTCGGCGCCGCCACGGTGCCCGGGCCATCGGCCGCCGGGGTGTTCACCGTCGCCGCGTTGGGCGCGGCGGCACCTGGGACGGAGGGGTTCCGGCCGGACGAATCGACCTGCGGCGCACCGGATTTCGCATCCTGCACGGGAACGACCCCCGCAACGGCCGAGTGTGCGGAGGCGGTCGTGGGCGCCACCGAGGTGGCCGCCGCGGGCGCGGGTGTCGACGAGGGGCCACTCGCGGTGCCCAAGGCCAGGGTCCCGGTCGCGAGCGCACCCACCGCGATCGCGGCTCCGGCGAGGAAGGTGGCTCGCCGCCA
The genomic region above belongs to Nocardia spumae and contains:
- a CDS encoding NRDE family protein produces the protein MCLVLLGWRAHPDLRLIIAANRDEFYTRPTESMRWWPERPGLLAGRDLGAPSGVPGTWLGLVPEAGRFATVTNVRGPAEGRTDARSRGALLMDYLSGSPAPEKFVRATAADTDDYNGYNLLVSDLETLWWHSNRSGNTPLELPPGLHGLSNAALLGSAGPGAASLEVRTDTGAAAWPKVRDGLRDLDAVLGSRDVNDYFDVLADRTIAPDTELPHTGLPWDRERSVSARFVADTWHGTRCSTVLLVGEDGQFVIAERSFAELGEPLGEVRFSGRVALDRARED
- a CDS encoding S1 family peptidase, giving the protein MLLPRIRLSSAAGRAPRTRLRSAAVAASAAVLVLGPLAATSSADPAPAPAPNLPADLISAVQRDLKISPQEYLHRADVAQHLGTFATTAQRQFPQAFAGAWLDDAGKAVVALAPGQGSDDARKSAQDAGFAVKDVAKSQTVLRSEKNAFQQWLSGQPEAVVQAVRGVVVDTVNNSIAVRVDKAGVPMPGFVDPAHVIVMAAPPVGPPESDPQAQPIAGEQPNAPRAGGDAYASVAGKMQLVCSTGFNGVDRNGNPVNITAGHCDPNIPAAGTANAPAMFELLPGNHVGAQLGTFQKSVLGNQDYSIVSIDAGARDRFANNLVRVPGAAPIAITGVADPVVGAPVCKSGSRTGFSCGVVNAVDQTVQVGDRDLTQSFSANICALPGDSGGTIVTGTMALGISSASSVADYPICEIPNLIGALTGDAPQLFAQPVNQVLSDNPGLRVRTN
- a CDS encoding S1 family peptidase, whose product is MRKLAARRAKVGRASVARASVKAAAAALASALLLGPWIATSPALADPAVAQLPADQLPPELVQAIGRDLKMSPAEYLDRAARAQQLRDYAHGFRSEHPEAFAGAWMGADGKPIMAVTSLDAARIANSAGYQTRLAPISADNLETSLDQLVKWVGGLPRELSSGINSVAIDFLNSQLVLTMANTPAGHLLNLPTLIANIKVVLSPDGGGPVEHRPMGGDTYISAPTSLDDSALKSVDVCSFGFNSVDAAGNALNISAGHCDPNLGKGDGTAGVYLPNVRNLKASQQFGTFVKAQLGGNTGLDYSVIKLNDKAVGAGMDQPSVRGANGTTVTVTGTAEPITGAPICKSGQSSTFTCGYVVADRVETQLFTTEGESKTVRGFASSACTLGGDSGGAIVSGTLALGITSGSNAADAPDCRSANMDLAAYGGTATLGIPIRQILTDIDANSGGGLGSGITVRTRPNAG
- a CDS encoding LuxR C-terminal-related transcriptional regulator: MAGTVTLALGALPGARDILRELDSESPDPLVYLIRGRCGTGKSELLAAIRNRLRRRGIGCRDDASATTPADANSAVIVDDAHTLDQFQMDKLLAAVESDSRTLIIATRPQPHDTALRALSDAVSRRGRILELRPLSFSDIGPFARELGMTVPRPVVEHVHRLTGGIPGGVTAALTAACAARMDGGIEAVEEAVTAWARTLLDDTEPRLLEVLAVATTGAGLDPGELADVLAIDEDVAIGFVDRARAGALITDADLLLAPAIEPLRTLVGERRFVSIQRRLLAARLESGLLRDHTALLLAESGVRDDRLAEFLRAAAENAGDEASRYYTAAVAGGYPAQAIAIPRATAAVRAGDDEGALRLAEPVLDADDTTDAQLSAAVRICANIQARRGLVDRAAHLYSWLAATRSDADRSDAAAVFYLRGAADEAIAASGAAAQRPPTETNTRADRFTTALAQTVTGRSRGAATAAAAALIQLARTETIADRMLPCPPVTAATLLCLSMGEPRRAADALRDAHPADPPVRVLTAWTAMLGGDEQLAAETLVGLAPETLPPRDRLLAHGVRVGLARRAGDPGVLQRAWEAALPTCDEVDVDLPALLPIGELWLAGIRLGDQERMNRLVEAAREVLHRCGNPPAWANVFHWYELQAAIAHERPDELIPPARRLKSAAQEGDPHAAILADAGRTWVLVLRGEVAEDRVTAAVRRLAAIGMVWDAARLASEAALSSRDPATATALLKLARTVRADARPSAVPDRALAPDGAPADSAVSVLSDREREVAELVLLGLTYREIGARLYISAKTVEHHVARIRRRIGAGSRSELLSMLRAMGHGSPAV